The DNA sequence AAAGGGCACTTCTTTGAGGCGTACTTCCACGCCCTGGCCCCAGCCCCGGGGCGGCGGTTCGAGCGTATCGAGGCCTTGGTAGCCGCTTGCTTGGGCCAGGCTCACCAACCGGTTGCTTCTCAGGGTCGTGAAAAACGTCCAGCCCGCGCGGTGCATGCGCTTCAAATGGGTGCTGCCCGCGTACCAGGAATCGAATAAAATCGTGCGGGCCAGCAGCTTGTCTTCCGCCACCACCTGGTCAACCATGGCCAGGAAGTGGTCGTTTTTCGTCTGCCCGTCGGTATCGGGGGCGTAGACGCGGTAGTCCAGGGGTAAAAAATCGCCCGCCTCCCCGCTGCTGTGCACCCGGTAGACCAGCCCGATGCCGGTGACCATGCCGTGCACGTTGCCCTGGCGCTTGGCCACGTCGATGAAGCGGCCGTAGCGCTTGTCTTGGACGCTGTCGTCCACGAGCAGAAAGGCCTCGGGCGAATCGTGGAGCAAGGGCAGAACCAGCTCGCGCAACTAATTGACCGGCAGTTTACTTGTGCGCAAGAACCGGTTTGCCTGGTCGTGGCTCACGTCGGGCAGATGGGCCGCCAAATGCGTACAGGTGTAGTTCGTGGGCGTACTGAGCAGGTACTCGATGGAAGTGGTTTGAGTCAGCATGAGCGCGCGCTTTTGCCTAAATTACCTCAAAGTGCGTAAGTCCTATTAACATAAACTGTTTACCAACGGGTACTTAATGTTGAGCAAATGCTCACGCCGCCCATTGGCGGGGGCATAGCCAGCGTCGCGGTGGCCATTTAAGGAGCAGCTGGTATATTTCGCCGAAGTCCGATAGGGCAAGGTGGAGGGCCGGGTATTCATCTCCTTTGTCATCAGCACCACGGGCGAAGTGAAGGACGTGAAAGTGCTGAAGGGCCTCAGTGCCAGCTGCGACGAAGCTGCCGTGAACGCTGTGAAGGTGCTGCCCCGCTTTATCCCCGGCAAGCAAAACGGCCGCCCCGTGGCGGTGGCGTTCACTGTGCCGGTTGCGTTCAAGGAGCCCGACCCGGGGGCCCCACCGGACCTGGGGCCGCCCCGGCGGGGCCCCCAGCCGGCATCTACACCTACGTGGAGCAAATGCCCGCGCTGCCTAACGCCAAGGCAGCGGCCCCGGGCAAGGTATCCGAAACTATGGAGGAAAAGCTGAGCGGGGCGTATGCCGCTGGCTAGGTCACCGTGCTGGCTGCCGTGCAAAAAGCCCTGGTGCTGCCGGCCGGAGTGCTCGACGGCCGCTCCGAAGGTATGGTACAGGCCAGATTCGTGGTGGCGGTCATCGGCGAGGTAACCGACCCAAAAATCATTCAGGGCCTGTGCCCGGCCCGCGATGCGGCCGTGCTGGCCGCCGTGCGCAAGCTGCTGCGCTTCGTGCCTGGCAAGCAAAACGGCCGTGCCCGTATCCCTGAATGTGCCCGTAGTCCTACGTTCGCCCAACCACGTGTACCGCAGCTACGAAGCGCCCACGCGCGCTGCTTTCCCGGCCCCCGGCCTCTACGATTTTCTGCGGCGCAACGCCCGAGTGCCCACCGTGATGGCCGCCGAAAACCTGCGGGGCCGCGTCCGGGTCGATTTCGTTGTGCGAGCCAATGGCAAGGTGGACGCCGCCGAAGCCAAAAGCCACCTCTGCGCCAGCTGCGACGCCGAGGCGCTGCGCCTCGTGCGGGCCTTTCCGGCCTGGGTCCCGGCCCGCGCCGCCGGCGGCTAGCCCGTGGTCATGCACCAGTTCGTTGAGATTTTACTGCCGCTGCCCAACTCCGATGCCCGGCTTACCGATGCCGGAAAGGTGTACACCTACGTTTCGCAAATGCCCGCGCTACCCGATGGCAGCCGCGATTTTCCGGCGGCCATCGGGCGGGCGCTGCGCTATTCCGACGCGGTGCGGCGCAAAAATATTGCCGGCATTGTCGCGGTGGAGTTTGCGGTGGAGTTCGCGGTGGAGGCCGGCGGCCTGGTGCGCCGGCCCTGCATCACCCGCCCCCTCTGCGTAAGCTGCGACCAAGCAGTGCGGTGGCCCTGAGCCGCTTGTGGGTCTTCACGCCCGGCCGCCAAAACGACCAGAACGTGCCCGTGCAGGTGCAGGCCGTGGTGAAGTTTGAGCCCGCGCCCGCGCCCAAGAAATAGGGCCCCGGCTTGGCAAGCAAAAAGCCCGTCTGGTAGCAGCTTGTCCTTACCCAAATCTTTCGCCGGCATATTTGGATGTTGCGTCAAGGTCTTTTTTGCTAATTAATGCAGTTTTCAGGTTCGTGTACCGTCTGGTCGTTGCTGGTCCACCAGCCTTTTAAGCCGGCTGAACGCTTGTCGTCAAGGAGAACAAATAAAGGCTAGGCAACCGGTCGGCCGGCTGAAAAAGCCGGCGGGCCGGACCGTACACGGACCTGAAAACTGCTCTAACGTCATCCAGAAAGCAGCAAAATGAGTAGGGAACCGCCCAAAAGAACTCTTCCGGGCATGTGGCCAGAAGGGCTTTCGAGACTTGGGTAAGGACAAGCTGATAGCAGGCGGGCCTTTTTGTAGCTGAGCGTTCACGCCCGGGGCCCTAAAACCTTACCCCAAAAACATGCGTTGCAGGCCCGGCCAGAGGCGCTTTTTCAGGCTTACGTCGTACTCCACCATCTCAATTTCGGCGGCGGCCAAGTAGGAGAGGCCCTGGGCGGCGAATTGCACGGGCTCGTAAATCTGGGTGTTGCGCACGGCGATGTCGAGCAAGTTGCGGCCAAAGGCCACAACTTGCGTGGCGGCCAGTTCGCGGCGCAGGCTGCTGAGTGCCACCGGCAGGTGCGATTCTACGTTCACCAGCACTACGTCGGCCATCACCAGCCCCAACGCCTGCAACATCTTGTTGAGGAACACGTTGCGGTGCAGCTTGTGGAACTGGTCGGGCGGTAGGCGCACCAGCAGCACCACGCCGTCGGCCCGGCTGCCCAGCGTGGTGAAGGGCGTGAGCTGGGCCGGCGGCACCATTGGCCCAGTGGTTGCCGGGGCCCCAGCGCCCGCTACCGGGCGTGCCGGCCCGGCGTCCGGCGCCGCTGTGGGTTGCGCCGGGGGCAATACCGGCGCCGTTGCTGAGGCCGCTACTGGGGCGGGCGGTACCGGTACCGCGGGCGCTCCCGGGGCCCCGGGTACCGGCGCAACCTGGGCGGCGGCCACCTGGGCCGCGGGCACGGCGAGTGGCGCTGCTGTGGCCGCTGCGGGCAGCCGCGCTGGCGGGACTGGCATGACCGGCGGCGGTGAAGTGGCTGTTTCGGGCGCGGCGGCAGGAGCCCCGGCTACGGCAGCGGGCTCGGCTGGTACGTAGAGCGTGACGTTGGTATAGAAATTCTGGAGGAAAGCCAGGGTTTCGGCAGACATGGCAGGGCTTAGAACAGTTTTCGGGTTGGGGTACTATGCGGCCCGACGGCGCAGGCTTCAGGCCGGTTGTTATGCGCGCTGCCTGCGCCAGTCACACGGCCACTATTTCTACGGCAACCGGTCGGATGCCTCCGGCGTCGGACCGGAGCGGGTACCCCAACCTGAAAACCGCTGTGGTTGTCAGTTGCGCATGGGCAGTTGTTGGTGAGCCTATAAAGCACTGATCGACAACTAATAACCTGCTTGCTTTTCTACGGCTACTCAGTTTTCACCTGCGCATTATTTAGTTGCGCTTTGGCATTTGCGCGTTGGTAGTCAATGTGCTATCCATTCATTACCAATTGACAACCGGTAACTGACAAAAAAAGCGCTATTCCAGCGCAAACAAGGCTTTTAGCTCCTGGGCTTCGGTGGGCTTCATGCGGCCGGCCAGTACCAGGCGCAGCTGCCGGCGGCGCAGGGCCCCGTCGAACAAGGCAATTTCCTCGGGGGTTTCGGGCACGGCTTCGGGCACATCGATGGGCCGGCCCGACTGGTCGACGGCCACGAAGGTGAAGAACGCCTCGTTGGTTTTGAACTTGGTGCCGTTGGGAATGTCCTCGGCCCACACGTCGATGTGCACCTCCATGCTGGAGGCGAACGCCCGCGTGACCTGGGCCTGGAGCGTGACCACGTTGCCGAGCCGGATGGCGTCGCGGAACGACACGTTGTCGACCGAGGCCGTGACCACGATGCGGTTGGAGTGCTTTTGGGCAGCAATGGCGGCGGCGATGTCCATCAGGTGCATCATGCGGCCGCCCATCAGGTTGTTGAGCGTGTTGGTGTCATTGGGCAGCACCAGCTCGGTCATGATGACGAACGAGTCGGCGACGGGCTTTTGCTTACGCATTGTTCTGGAAGAAGGAAGAAAAAAGGTAATAGTGGAGCGAATCGCCCGCACAAAGGTAGGGCCCCGGTTTAGCGGGGCCCTACCTTGGCATGAGTGAAAAGCGCACGGCCTGGCCGTTACCGGCGCTCTAGCTTGAGGACTAGAGCGTGGGCCCCGGGGAAACCAGGCGCAGGTAGTACACGCCGGGGGCCTGCATCTCGGCCGAGAAGTCAAAGGCTAAACCAAGGGCGGCGGCTTCCCGCGGGCGGGTGCCTTGGATTAGTACCGCGCCGGTGGCCGACATCAAGGCGTAGGTTACCTCGCCAGCCCGTGCCGCCGGCAAGGCCACGGTGAACCGGCCGTCGGCCGAGGGGTTGGGGTAAGCCCGGGGTGGCTCGGCCACCGTCAAATCGGGCACCACCACTGGGGGGGTATGCTTCGCCGCAGCGGTAGCGGCGGCTTGCTGCACAACGGTGAAGTTGACGGTGAGGGCGGTGCCAGCCGCGCCGGTACCGCCGGGCCCGGCGTAGGGCGTAGCCGTGAGCTTGTAGCTGCCCACCGCCGGTATCCAAGCCGCGTAGCTCCCATTGGCGTCGCCGAACAGGGCGTAGGGGGCCGTGGTTTCGGTCTGGGTCCGGGCTTGGGCGCCACTCAGGGTGAAGACGACGCTGCCCACCGCCGCGGGGTTGGTGTTGGCCCGCACGTTGAGTCCTGCGGCGGGCAAAGCCGCCAGGTTGAGCACGGCCCCATCGGCCAGGGGTTGCAGGTCGGGCCCGGTACCGGTGCTCACCAGTGTGAAACTCGCCAACCGCGACCCGCCCGCAGGGAGAGGGGGGTTGACGGTGACGGTGGTGGTGCTGGGGGCGCTGGGGGTGCCGAGGTTGTCGGTGACGACGAGGGCGAAGACGTAGGTACCGGGGGCCAGGCCGCTGACGGTGGGGGCGGCCACGGCCGTATTGGGGCTGAAGGTGGCCGGGGCCCCGGCGGGGCCGCTGGCCTGGGCCCAGGCGTAGGCGGCGACGGTGGCGCCGGGGGCCCCGGCGCCACCGTCGCCGGTGAGGGCTGCGCTGGTGGCGGGCAGGGTAAGGTCCTGGACGGGCCCGGCGCTGGCCACCGGTGGGGCGGTGGCGGCGGACTGGCCCAGGACCTCGATGGCCGAGACTTTGGACTGGTCGAGGCCGCCGGGGTTGCGGGCGGAGAAGTCGAGGTTGAGCACGCCGTCGGCGACGGCGAAGGTCTCGGTGGTGGCCGTCATGGGCCCCCGCTTTTCGGTAAATATCGCAAGCGCTCAAGACCTTGGTGCCCTCGGCCGACACGTCGAAAACGCGCTGGCCGGGGCCTGTCCAGTAGATTTCGGCGAAGTGGAGCACGAGCGTGTAGGCGCCGTTGGCCAGGGGCAGGGCGTAGCTCAGCAGCCCGTTGGTGCCGTAGCGCCCGCTTTGGTAGAGGCCCGCGTCGGCGGTGCCGGTGATGGCCGCGTTCGTGGCGTACACGTTGCCGGGGGCGTAGTACCGGTCGGCGGCGAAGGGGCCGCGCGCGGTGGCCAGTCGGCGGGCAGCGGGGTCGGCCCCGTTTTGCTGCTGCGCCACACGCCCGTCGTGCCGTTGGAGGTGTAGAGGCCCGCGCCGGCCGGGTTGGCCCTGGTGGGATCGGGGTGCCCTCCGTAGTAGCTGCCCGGCGTATACGAACCGAGGCTGCCGATGTAGTGCAGGCCGTCCAGGTTGTTCACCGGGCCTTCGGTGGCGGTGGCGGTGGTCGAGCCCGGCTCGCCCACGGCGTAGTTGTTGGTGACATTGGCCGTGCCTTCGTTGGGCGGGTAGCCGCCCCACCCCTGGTTGGCCCCATTGTCGATGGTGTACATCTTCCGGGTCTTAGTGATGACGAGGTCGTAGGGGTTGCGGAAGCCCGGCGAATACACCTGCACGGGGCCGCCCGGCACAATCTTGGCCTGGTTCAATCCGTTGTTGCCGCCGAACGGATCGAAAGGGTCGGAGCCATTGGCGGCGTTCACCCGGTCCGGGTCGTCCAGCGTGGGCAGGTCGTACTTGTAGGCGGTGTTGCCGCTGCCCTTGGTCGGCAGGGCGTTGATGGCCGTCAGGTTGACGGACAGGATCGCCGCCGACAGGACAAACTCGCAGGCGTAGTCGAAGTTGACGGAAGGCGACCCCGCATTGGTATTCCCGCCCTGCGCCACGTACAGGGTGTTGGTTACCGGGTCTAACTGCATCCCGTTCGTGGAGTGGTTCTCTTCGGAGCGGGGCAGGCCCCGCACCAAATCAATCTTGGCCCACGTGCCGCCGCTGCGGGTGAGCTGGGAAATGACGCCGGAGTTGGTGTCGAGCGCGGTTTTCCCGCCGGGGCCCCCGATGCGGCTGCCGCTCGACGTTACGTACAGCAGCGGGGCGGCGGCGGTGCCCATCACCAGCAGGCCCGTCACTTGGCGCACGGCCACGGCCGGGTTGGGCAGGCCGTTATCGTCGTGGTTCGGGATCTGGTTGATCAGGTCCATGGTTTCCGTGGCCGTCACGGCGTAGTCGTTGGCCTTGTTGCGCTTCACGGTGAAGACCTTGATCAGCCCGTCTTGCTGGGCCACGTACAGGCGGCCATCCGGCCCAAACTGCAGCGAGGTTGGGTTGGTCAAGGCCGCGCCGCTCAGGTCGTTCGGCGTGAAGTTGAAGGCGGCCGGGGCCTGGGTCCGGGCCGGCTGGGGAGCAGCGCCGCGCCGCCAGCCCCGGCCAAAACCAGCAGCATGGTAAACGTTGCCTTTAGGGCTTGCGTGCAGGCGTAGAGCATTTGTTTCATGGCAGCTTGTTTGTGGTAGTTGGAAGCGTGGCAGGCAGGGATGGGCAGGCAAGGGAGAAAGGGCCCAAAAACAATCCGAACCCATGCTTCAGCTGGGTCATCGCCGTTGCACGAGCTGAGCCTTATTACTGCAATTTAAATAATATATTATTTAATATATTATTGATAGTCAATATTATGCGACCATAAAATAAATTTATTTTATGGTCGCTCTGGTAAGGATTGCCTTAGCGGAGCGGGGAAGGATTGCGTATCTTGTAACGTATAATATTTTATATATATTTATGTTAATAAATTGATCTAGCCAACCCGCAGCCGGGGCCCCGGCCGCACTAGCGCGTTTCCCCATCCTTTTGCCTGCTGGCCATAAAAAAACTTCTACTTCTTCTTGTTGCTTGCCTGGCTCGTGTTTCCCGGGGCCGTCCGGGGCCAGGACGTAACGTTTTCCAGCACGCGCGGCTTCTACGACGCGCCGTTTCAGCTCGCGTTGAGCACGGGCTTGGCGGGCGGCCGCGTATGCTACACCACCGACGGCTCGGTGCCCACGCCCACCGCCGGCACCCTGTACGCGGGCCCCATCGCCCTGACCACTACCAGCGTAGTGCGCGCCGTGGCCTACGCTGGGGCCGTGGCGACGCCCGTGGCCACCCACTCGTACTTGTTTCTGAACGACGTGCTGCGCCAGCCCAAAACTGTGGCGGGGTGGCCCAACCACGCGTATGCGCTGGGGGCGGGCACGGCCACGGCCGTGCACGACTACGAGATGGACCCGAACGTGGTGAACGCCCCGGCCTACCGCGCGGCCGCCAAAACGGGCCTCACGGTCATCCCCACCATGTCGCTGGTGCTGAACAAGGACGATTTCTGGGACCTGTACGAGGGCGATGCGTCGCACCCCACGTCGGTAGAGGTATTTTACCCCGATGGGGCCAGGGAGCAGTTCAACTGCGCCCTGGGGCCCCATAGCACCAACCGCCTCAAACGCTCGCTGGCCCTGGGTTTCAGCACCCGCGTGGCGACCCAGCTGCTGCAAAAAGCGCCCTTCAACGGCCCCGGCACGGCCACGACATTTAAGGACACTAAAATTGTGCTGCGCGCGGGCAACAACCGGTCCTGGGCCCGCAACTGGAACCCCGACCGCACCGCCTACACCCACGACGAGTGGTACCGCGAGTCGCAGCAGGCTATTTCGGGCGAGGGCGGCCGCGGCACCTTTGTGCACCTCTACGTCAACGGCCTGTACTGGGGCCTCTACAACCCGGTGGAGCGTACCGACGAGGGCATGCTGGCCAACTACTTCGGCGGGGCCAATGCGGACTGGATGGCCCTCGACCAGGACAGCATCCGCAGCGGCGACGGCACCCGCTTCAACTACCTCACCACCACGCTCGTGAACCAGGACCTGCGGGTGCCGGCCAACTATGCCCAGTTCCAGCAGTACCTGGACGTAACCAAGTTTTGCGATTACCTCATCCTGACCTGGATGGCCGGCATGGGCGACTGGCCCAACAACAACTTCCACGGCGCCAACCGCAACGCCCCGGCCCAGCCGTTTTGGTACAGTGCCTGGGACTGCGAGTGGTCGTGGGACGTGACCAACGGCTCGAACCTGGGGGCCTGGGTGCATCCCGAGTTCCGGGTGGCCACGCCGGGCACCTCCACGCTGGCCAAGCTCTGGCACGCGGCCCGGCGCAACCTCGCCTTCCTGCAGCTCTTCGCCGACCGCGTGTATCGCAACTGCTTCAACGCCGGCGGGCTGACCGACGCCGCCGCCCGCGCCCGCTGGGCCCGGGTCAACAACTTTATTCAAACGGCCATCGTCGACGAATCGGCCCGCTGGGGCGATGCGCTGGGCGACGGCGTGACGCGCACGCGCGACGGCTACTGGGCCCCGGAAGTAGCCTGCGTCGATGGGCTAATGAACGGCAACGTGGCCCGGTTGGTGGCGGCGCTGGTGGCCGAGGGCTACTACCCCACGGTGGGGGCCCCCGGCTTTGGGCAGGAGGGCGGCGCGGTGGCCCCGGGCTTTGCCCTCGTGCTCACCAACCCTAACGCGGGGGGCACCGTGTACTACACCACCGATGGCACCGACCCCGCAACCGCCGCCGGGGCCGCCGGCGCTACGCCGGCCCCGTAGGCAGCGTGGTCTTCGCCCTAAGTGGCGCCCAGGCCCGGGCCCAAACCGAAACCGTGGCCCCCTACGCTCTGTTCGGCGACACCAATGGCTCTCACGTGCCGTGGACGCCGGCGCTGGGGGCTTATAAACTCACGGCCACGCCCTACGCCGGGCCCAGCGGCACAGGTGGCGCCGGCATTCCCCTCACCGTCAGCTTCTCCATCGTGGCCACTCCGGCGGCCCGGGGCGGGGCGCCGGCGGTAGCCGCGGCGGTGGTTTACCCCAACCCGTCCGGCGACGGCCGGGTGGTGGTGGCGTTACCCGAGGCATTTGCCGGCGAGGTCACCTACGCGTTGGTGTCGGCCATGGGCGCGCGGGTAGCAACTGGCACATTTGCCTGCCCGGGGCCCGGGGGCACGCAGGCGCTGGATTTTTCCGGGCACATGCCGGCCGCCGGCGTTTACAACTTGTACTTGACAGGGGGGCAGGCCCAAGCGCACCTCAAGTTGCTCCGCCGTTAGCCCTGCCGCCCCCGCTTTTTTGGAGATATCTTTTTGGAGCAGGGGTAATTTTGCGCGGCGTCGCTCCGACGTTTTGGTCCCGAACCAGGTAAGTAGAAATGAAATGGCGGAGCAATATAATCGGGGCGCGGGTGCAAGGCTGCGGCCGCCCATTAAGTTGTTGAGCGTGTTGGTGTCGTTTGGTAGCACCAGCCCGGTCATGATGACGAACGAGTCGGCGACGGGCTTTTGCTTGCGCATCAGGCGGCGGGGTAAAGGGCGAAGTGAGGCCGCAAATACCGGGCAGTCGTTACGGGCCCGGCACCAGCATTTTCAGTTTCGCTTCGACGGGCCCCAGCTCGTTGGCGCGCTCCACCACCACCACGCCTTGCTGGTCGAGCAACAGGTAGGTGGGGAAGGCCGTGATGTTGTACTGCGCAATCACGCCTTCCTCGCCCTTTAGCTCGGATAATTGGGTCCAGTTGGCCTGGTGTTTTCGGATGGCCTGGTGTTTTCGGATGGCCTGCTGCCACTGGGGCTTGTCGTCCGCATTTTCCATCCCGATGCCGACCACCGCCAGCTGCCGGGCGTACCGGGCCTGCACCTCCTTGAGGTGGGGCATTGATGCAATGCACGGCCCGCACCAGTGGCCCCAGAAATCGAGCAGCACCAGCTGCCCCTTGAAGCGACTCAGGGGCACGGCCACGCCGGCCGTGTCGGGGATGGTGAAGGCCGGGGCCGGGCGGCCCACCACGGGCTGGTTGCGCAGCGCCACCAGCCGCCGGGCCACTTTGCGGCCCTGTGCGCTGGCCTGCACGGCCGGCGCGAGGCCGCGCAGCAGCTGCTCATACGCGGCCACGGGCAGGTCGTCGTACATCGTTTGCATGTAAAGTAAGTCGGCGCTGGTGCGGGCCTGGGCGTGGGTTTTCACGAAGGCCAGGGTGGGCCGCTGCGCAAGCTTGCGCAAGGCCAGGGCCGAGTCGGGGTGGGCGATGCGGCGCCGCTCGAAGGGCCAGCTAATTTCCTGCTCGGATTGGGTGAGCAGGTCGTTTTCTGGCGTACCGCGTACGGCAATTTCGCCGGGCACGGCCAGGGCCCCGGCCAACGTGAGGGCCCCCGGCTCGGCCCAAAAGGTGGTGACGCGCCACGGTACAAGCTTCAGGTAGCATGTGCCGTCGTCCGTCGGCGGCACGGTGTAGCGGAAGCGGCCGCCCGTGGCGCGCACCGTGTAGCGGAAGCGGCCGCCCGTGGCGCGCACCGTGTCGCGGTGCTGCCGGCCGTGCTGCTCGTAAACGAACACCACTGGCTTATTGCCCAGGCCTTTAATGTTGCCGCTTACCTGGTACGGGTGCGGCGTTTGGGCCCCGACGGCGGCGGCTCCCAGCAGCGCGCAAAGGGTGGCGGCCTTCAGTATAAGTTGTTGGCTGATAGAAGTAAATCCCGATATAAGTAACGCCGGATTTTGTTGACAGCCGGTGGGCCAAGCCCCGAAATGCCTTTGCCGAGGCCCTACCTGGCGGCTTTACTGCCAGCCACCGGCCCCGAGCAGGGGCACGAAGCGGGCGGGGGCCAGGTCTTCGCGGGCGAAGGCGTCGGGACCTTCGCGCACCACGCGCACCATGCGCTGTGCCTGCGCCGGGCCCACCGGAATGACGAGCTGTCCGCCCACTGCTAGCTGGCGCAGCAGGGCCGGCGGCAGCCCCGGGGCCCCGGCCGTGACGAGGATGCGGTCGAAGGGCGCGGCCTCGGGCCAGCCCAGCGAGCCGTCGCCGCAGCGCAGCCGCGGGGCGGGGCTCCCGGGCGGCAGCAGGGCCCCCAGCCGCCGCTGGGTGGCGACAAACAGGTTGGCGTTCAGCTCGATGCTGTGCACGTGGGGCGTGAGGCGCAGCAGCACGGCGCACTGGTAGCCCGAGCCGGTGCCCACCTCCAGCACCCGGTGCTGGGGCCCCACCGCCAGCAGCTCCGACTGGTAGGCCACGGTGTAGGGCTGCGAGATGGTTTGGCCCTCGCCGATGGGAAAGGCCTTGTCGTGGTAGGCGTGGGCCTCGAAGGCGGGCTCAAAAAACAGGTGGCGCGGCACGGCCCCCAGCGCGGCCAGCACCCGTTCGTCGCGGATGCCGCGCCCGCGCAGGGCGGCCACCAGGGCCCGGCGCTGGCCGCGGTGGCGGTAGGTGTCGGCGGCGGTAAAAGCGGAATTGGGGGAGGGAAGCGGCACGGGAAAAACGCAAAATAACCGGCCGTGCCGGGTGGGGCCCCGGCTGGCCGGTGGGCCCCGCCGGCGCTACCTTTGGGGCCGCGCAGGGCGTTGGGCCCGCAAAAATACACCCGTTACCCCCTCTGTGCTTCTTCGCCGCCTCCAATACGCCAAGCTTGTGGCCGCCGATTTTTTGGCGGCGCTGCTGGCCTGGGCCGCGTTCTTCGGGCTGCGCAAGTACCTGCTGAATGAGCTGGCGGGCTACCGCTTCACGCAGGAGGCGGCCGCGGCGCTGGCGCTGGCCGCCCTGGCCATTGGCCTGGCCTGGACGGCCCTCTACGCCCTGGCCGGGCAGTACCGCAACGTGTTCCGCAAGTCGCGCCTGTCTGAGGTGCTGCGGTTGCTGCGGGTGTCGGCGCTGGGAGTGGTGGTACTCTTTTTCGTCCTGCTGCTCGACGACCAGGGCGTGAGTAACTACCGCCTCTACTACCGCA is a window from the Hymenobacter nivis genome containing:
- a CDS encoding protein-L-isoaspartate(D-aspartate) O-methyltransferase, with translation MPLPSPNSAFTAADTYRHRGQRRALVAALRGRGIRDERVLAALGAVPRHLFFEPAFEAHAYHDKAFPIGEGQTISQPYTVAYQSELLAVGPQHRVLEVGTGSGYQCAVLLRLTPHVHSIELNANLFVATQRRLGALLPPGSPAPRLRCGDGSLGWPEAAPFDRILVTAGAPGLPPALLRQLAVGGQLVIPVGPAQAQRMVRVVREGPDAFAREDLAPARFVPLLGAGGWQ
- a CDS encoding energy transducer TonB; this encodes MPVVLRSPNHVYRSYEAPTRAAFPAPGLYDFLRRNARVPTVMAAENLRGRVRVDFVVRANGKVDAAEAKSHLCASCDAEALRLVRAFPAWVPARAAGG
- a CDS encoding PKD domain-containing protein, whose translation is MTATTETFAVADGVLNLDFSARNPGGLDQSKVSAIEVLGQSAATAPPVASAGPVQDLTLPATSAALTGDGGAGAPGATVAAYAWAQASGPAGAPATFSPNTAVAAPTVSGLAPGTYVFALVVTDNLGTPSAPSTTTVTVNPPLPAGGSRLASFTLVSTGTGPDLQPLADGAVLNLAALPAAGLNVRANTNPAAVGSVVFTLSGAQARTQTETTAPYALFGDANGSYAAWIPAVGSYKLTATPYAGPGGTGAAGTALTVNFTVVQQAAATAAAKHTPPVVVPDLTVAEPPRAYPNPSADGRFTVALPAARAGEVTYALMSATGAVLIQGTRPREAAALGLAFDFSAEMQAPGVYYLRLVSPGPTL
- a CDS encoding chitobiase/beta-hexosaminidase C-terminal domain-containing protein, whose amino-acid sequence is MLAWLVFPGAVRGQDVTFSSTRGFYDAPFQLALSTGLAGGRVCYTTDGSVPTPTAGTLYAGPIALTTTSVVRAVAYAGAVATPVATHSYLFLNDVLRQPKTVAGWPNHAYALGAGTATAVHDYEMDPNVVNAPAYRAAAKTGLTVIPTMSLVLNKDDFWDLYEGDASHPTSVEVFYPDGAREQFNCALGPHSTNRLKRSLALGFSTRVATQLLQKAPFNGPGTATTFKDTKIVLRAGNNRSWARNWNPDRTAYTHDEWYRESQQAISGEGGRGTFVHLYVNGLYWGLYNPVERTDEGMLANYFGGANADWMALDQDSIRSGDGTRFNYLTTTLVNQDLRVPANYAQFQQYLDVTKFCDYLILTWMAGMGDWPNNNFHGANRNAPAQPFWYSAWDCEWSWDVTNGSNLGAWVHPEFRVATPGTSTLAKLWHAARRNLAFLQLFADRVYRNCFNAGGLTDAAARARWARVNNFIQTAIVDESARWGDALGDGVTRTRDGYWAPEVACVDGLMNGNVARLVAALVAEGYYPTVGAPGFGQEGGAVAPGFALVLTNPNAGGTVYYTTDGTDPATAAGAAGATPAP
- a CDS encoding TlpA family protein disulfide reductase — translated: MVFVYEQHGRQHRDTVRATGGRFRYTVRATGGRFRYTVPPTDDGTCYLKLVPWRVTTFWAEPGALTLAGALAVPGEIAVRGTPENDLLTQSEQEISWPFERRRIAHPDSALALRKLAQRPTLAFVKTHAQARTSADLLYMQTMYDDLPVAAYEQLLRGLAPAVQASAQGRKVARRLVALRNQPVVGRPAPAFTIPDTAGVAVPLSRFKGQLVLLDFWGHWCGPCIASMPHLKEVQARYARQLAVVGIGMENADDKPQWQQAIRKHQAIRKHQANWTQLSELKGEEGVIAQYNITAFPTYLLLDQQGVVVVERANELGPVEAKLKMLVPGP
- a CDS encoding acyl-CoA thioesterase, whose product is MRKQKPVADSFVIMTELVLPNDTNTLNNLMGGRMMHLMDIAAAIAAQKHSNRIVVTASVDNVSFRDAIRLGNVVTLQAQVTRAFASSMEVHIDVWAEDIPNGTKFKTNEAFFTFVAVDQSGRPIDVPEAVPETPEEIALFDGALRRRQLRLVLAGRMKPTEAQELKALFALE